The following proteins come from a genomic window of Caloenas nicobarica isolate bCalNic1 chromosome 6, bCalNic1.hap1, whole genome shotgun sequence:
- the LOC135990468 gene encoding basic helix-loop-helix transcription factor scleraxis-like, which translates to MKAAGGAAEQARAAGGGRRRRARGGGGRRAAANARERDRTHSVNTAFGALRRLIPTRPADRRLSKVETLRLASSYISHLANVLLLQRRQAEGAATAQPCPEPCPEPCPESCPEPCPEPCPQPPASGATAPRPICTFCLSEQRKRHREGEKPLSGPALSGH; encoded by the exons aTGAAGGCCGCCGGGGGGGCGGCGGAGCAGGCGCGGGcagcgggcggcgggcggcggcggcgggcgcggggaggcggcgggcggcgggccgcGGCCAACGCGCGGGAGCGGGACCGCACGCACAGCGTTAACACGGCCTTCGGCGCCCTCCGCCGGCTCATCCCCACCCGGCCGGCCGACCGCCGGCTCTCCAAGGTGGAGACGCTGCGCCTGGCGTCCAGCTACATCTCGCACCTGGCCAacgtgctgctgctgcagcggcGCCAGGCCGAGGGCGCGGCCACCGCACAGCCCTGCCCGGAGCCGTGCCCGGAGCCCTGCCCGGAGTCCTGCCCGGAGCCCTGCCCGgagccctgcccgcagcccccggcatCCGGTGCCACCGCGCCGAGGCCCATCTGCACCTTCTGCCTCAGCGAGCAGCGGAAGCGG CATCGAGAAGGAGAGAAACCACTGTCTGGTCCAGCTTTAAGTGGACACTAA